One window from the genome of Nitrosospira multiformis encodes:
- the rpsL gene encoding 30S ribosomal protein S12, with product MPTISQLVRKPRAARRVKSKVPALGNSPQKRGVCTRVYTTTPKKPNSALRKVARVRLTNGFEVSSYIGGEGHNLQEHSVVLIRGGRVKDLPGVRYHTVRGSLDTAGVKDRKQARSKYGAKKPKAA from the coding sequence ATGCCGACAATCAGTCAGTTAGTACGTAAGCCCCGAGCGGCGAGACGCGTAAAAAGTAAAGTTCCAGCGCTGGGAAATAGTCCTCAGAAGAGGGGAGTTTGTACCCGGGTTTATACCACTACGCCAAAGAAACCGAACTCGGCTTTGCGAAAAGTGGCACGGGTTCGCCTGACTAATGGTTTTGAGGTCTCCAGTTATATTGGTGGAGAAGGGCATAATCTGCAGGAACACTCGGTGGTACTGATTCGCGGTGGTCGTGTCAAAGATTTACCGGGCGTTCGCTACCACACAGTACGCGGTAGCCTGGATACGGCTGGCGTAAAAGATCGCAAACAGGCCCGCTCCAAATACGGTGCCAAAAAGCCAAAAGCAGCTTAA
- the rpsG gene encoding 30S ribosomal protein S7: MPRRREVPKREILPDPKYHNTEVAKFVNVLMTRGKKSVAERIIYGAMDQIQKKTGKDPVEVFTQALSNVRPMVEVKSRRVGGANYQVPVEVRSVRRNALAMRWLRDAARKRAEKSMGARLAGELAEAAEGRGGAVKKREEIHRMAEANKAFAHYRF, encoded by the coding sequence ATGCCAAGACGCAGAGAAGTACCCAAACGCGAGATTTTGCCTGATCCCAAGTATCACAATACGGAAGTGGCGAAATTCGTCAATGTGCTTATGACGCGTGGTAAAAAGTCCGTGGCGGAGAGAATCATTTACGGCGCTATGGATCAAATTCAGAAAAAAACCGGGAAGGATCCGGTAGAAGTATTTACGCAGGCGCTATCTAACGTCCGCCCGATGGTGGAAGTAAAAAGCCGCCGGGTCGGCGGCGCGAACTACCAGGTTCCGGTAGAGGTTCGCTCGGTTCGGCGTAATGCCTTGGCAATGCGCTGGTTGCGTGATGCCGCTCGTAAGCGAGCTGAGAAATCCATGGGTGCCCGTCTTGCTGGTGAATTGGCGGAGGCAGCTGAGGGCCGCGGTGGTGCGGTCAAGAAACGTGAGGAAATTCATCGCATGGCAGAAGCCAACAAGGCATTTGCACATTACCGATTCTAA
- a CDS encoding aspartate aminotransferase family protein, whose product MPIDINAILNETRGKNFELYEEHVNPVFVKVLRTLGFNRSWVRGEGAYLWDEAGTRYLDFLTNWGVFNFGRRHPAIRGALQQVLDSDFPGWVGFDAPPLAAALARELVKRMPPGLDTVYFSNSGTEAIEAAIKFARGYTGRPSTVHLAKAFHGLTMGALSLNGEPSFRRGFEPMLPSSSEVKLGDLAGLETRLALGDVAALVLEPIQGKGVNIASSEYLLGAQELCRKYGTLMIYDEIQSGMGRSGRFLASQWVEGLRPDIVCLSKALSGGYIPVGATITRRAVYDSVYDTMHRAIVHASTFGMGNMAMAAGLASLAVLDDENLVERANILGDRFRSGIEAMVPRFEFLKGVRQRGLMIAIEFGPPESMSLKAAWSMVNKMDENLFAQAIVLPLLDDHHILTQVAGHAMPIIKILPPLNISDADVDWFLEALEDVLVKLHKFPGPAWEVLKKLGSHALTAKRREGRAATT is encoded by the coding sequence ATGCCAATTGATATCAACGCGATACTTAACGAAACACGAGGCAAGAACTTCGAACTTTACGAAGAGCATGTGAATCCGGTATTCGTCAAGGTGTTGCGTACACTCGGATTCAATCGCTCTTGGGTACGCGGTGAAGGTGCTTACCTCTGGGATGAGGCGGGTACACGCTACCTGGATTTCCTTACCAATTGGGGTGTCTTCAATTTTGGCCGCCGTCATCCGGCCATTCGTGGCGCATTGCAGCAAGTGCTGGACTCCGATTTTCCCGGATGGGTCGGCTTCGACGCTCCTCCGCTCGCCGCCGCATTGGCTCGCGAGCTCGTAAAGCGCATGCCGCCTGGACTGGATACTGTTTATTTCAGTAACTCGGGTACCGAAGCTATCGAAGCGGCGATCAAGTTTGCGCGTGGATACACGGGAAGGCCCAGCACAGTTCATCTTGCGAAGGCATTCCACGGCCTCACCATGGGAGCCTTATCGCTGAACGGGGAGCCAAGTTTTCGCAGGGGTTTCGAACCGATGCTCCCAAGCAGTTCGGAAGTGAAGCTGGGTGACCTCGCCGGGCTTGAGACGCGTCTTGCTCTGGGTGATGTCGCTGCTCTCGTACTTGAGCCGATCCAGGGCAAGGGTGTCAATATTGCCAGTAGCGAATATCTTCTTGGCGCGCAGGAATTATGCCGTAAATACGGCACGCTGATGATCTACGACGAGATTCAATCAGGCATGGGCCGTAGCGGACGTTTTCTGGCCAGCCAGTGGGTCGAAGGTCTGCGACCCGATATCGTCTGCCTTTCGAAGGCACTTTCAGGGGGTTATATCCCGGTAGGAGCGACGATCACTCGCCGCGCGGTATACGATAGTGTCTACGATACCATGCATCGCGCTATTGTTCATGCTTCCACTTTCGGTATGGGTAACATGGCAATGGCGGCGGGCCTGGCATCGCTGGCCGTCCTGGATGACGAGAACCTTGTCGAGCGCGCTAATATACTGGGTGACCGTTTTCGCAGCGGTATTGAGGCAATGGTGCCACGCTTCGAGTTCCTGAAGGGGGTGCGCCAGCGTGGCCTGATGATCGCTATCGAGTTTGGTCCGCCGGAATCGATGTCGCTAAAGGCAGCCTGGTCCATGGTCAACAAGATGGACGAAAATCTTTTTGCTCAAGCGATTGTTCTCCCGCTTCTGGATGATCATCACATTCTTACCCAGGTAGCGGGTCACGCCATGCCCATCATCAAAATACTGCCGCCCTTGAATATCAGTGATGCTGATGTGGATTGGTTTCTGGAAGCGCTTGAGGACGTGCTGGTTAAGCTACACAAATTTCCAGGGCCTGCATGGGAAGTGTTGAAGAAGCTGGGCAGCCACGCGCTTACCGCGAAGCGGCGCGAGGGTCGCGCGGCCACCACCTGA
- the rpoC gene encoding DNA-directed RNA polymerase subunit beta', translating to MKALLDLFKQVTQKEEFDSIKIGLASPEKIRSWSYGEVKKPETINYRTFKPERDGLFCAKIFGPVKDYECLCGKYKRLKHRGVICEKCGVEVTLSKVRRERMGHIELASPVAHIWFLKSLPSRLGMVLDMTLRDIERVLYFEAYVVTDPGMTPLARCQLLTDDDYRAKTEEYGDDFRASMGAEGIRDLLANLNIRVEIDNLRREMGETGSETKMKKISKRLKVLEAFNKSGIKPEWMVLAVLPVLPPELRPLVPLDGGRFATSDLNDLYRRVINRNNRLKRLLELKAPEIIVRNEKRMLQEAVDSLLDNGRRGKAMTGANKRPLKSLADMIKGKGGRFRQNLLGKRVDYSGRSVIVVGPQLKLHQCGLPKKMALELFKPFIFNKLEIMGIASTIKAAKREVENESPVVWDILEDVIREHPVMLNRAPTLHRLGIQAFEPVLIEGKAIQLHPLVCAAFNADFDGDQMAVHVPLSLEAQMECRTLMMSTNNILSPANGEPIIVPSQDIVLGLYYTTREKINARGEGMSFANISEVSRAYESRVIELNARIMVRIKEYEVDADGERREKTTRYETTVGRALLSEILPAGLPFPLINKALKKKEISKLINASFRRCGLRETVIFADKLMYSGFTYATRAGISICLDDMLTPVQKNDIISASEKEVQEIEIQYTSGLVTQGERYNKVVDIWGRAGDQVAKAMMDQLGVEPVHDSLTGEVKKDKKGKPLTQESFNSIYMMADSGARGSAAQIRQLAGMRGLMAKPDGSIIETPITANFREGLNVLQYFISTHGARKGLADTALKTANSGYLTRRLVDVTQDLVVTQDDCNTNNGVVMKALVEGGEVIEALRERILGRVVANDVVNPEHQAVIYPAGVLLDENAVDTIESLGIDEVKVRTPLTCETRYGLCAKCYGRDLGRGTPVNVGEAVGVIAAQSIGEPGTQLTMRTFHIGGAASRTAVASQVESKSNGIVRYSPTMRYVTNSRNELIAISRSGEVVIYDDNGRERERHKAPYGATLLIRDGEVVKAGQVLAAWDPHTRPIITEYAGRVRFENVEEGVTVAKQIDEVTGLSTLVVIDPKRRGVAQTKGLRPLVKLLDEDDKEVRLAGGNLSVNITFQVGSIITVRDGQQVSVGEVLARIPQESSKTRDITGGLPRVAELFEARSPKDAGVLAEVTGIVSFGKDTKGKQRLVITDLDGVSHEYLIPKDKHVTAHDGQVVNKGESIVDGPADPHDILRLLGVEALARYITDEVQDVYRLQGVKINDKHIEVIVRQMLRRVQIVDSGDTRFIPGEQVERADLLAENEQVIAEDKKPAIYEFMLLGITKASLSTDSFISAASFQETTRVLTEAAIMGKKDDLRGLKENVIVGRLIPAGTGLAFHNTRKKQRQMLTAGESLGFSEEGTGETRSSGYTV from the coding sequence ATGAAAGCACTGCTCGATTTATTCAAACAAGTTACTCAGAAAGAAGAGTTCGATTCGATCAAAATCGGCTTGGCTTCCCCAGAGAAAATACGTTCCTGGTCCTATGGTGAGGTGAAGAAACCTGAAACCATCAATTACCGCACATTCAAACCGGAACGGGACGGACTGTTCTGTGCCAAAATTTTTGGCCCGGTAAAGGATTACGAATGTCTGTGCGGGAAATATAAACGCCTGAAACACCGTGGCGTGATCTGCGAGAAATGTGGCGTCGAGGTTACGCTCTCGAAGGTGCGGCGAGAGCGTATGGGGCATATCGAACTAGCCTCCCCGGTGGCGCATATCTGGTTTCTGAAATCGCTGCCATCGCGGCTCGGTATGGTGCTGGATATGACCTTGCGTGATATCGAGCGAGTACTTTATTTTGAAGCGTACGTGGTGACTGATCCCGGCATGACGCCTCTGGCGCGATGCCAGTTGCTGACGGATGATGACTATCGTGCCAAGACGGAAGAGTACGGAGACGATTTTCGCGCCAGCATGGGTGCGGAAGGTATCCGCGACTTACTGGCCAACCTCAACATCCGTGTTGAAATCGATAATCTTCGGCGCGAGATGGGGGAAACCGGTTCCGAAACCAAAATGAAAAAAATCTCCAAGCGTCTAAAGGTGCTGGAGGCGTTCAATAAATCCGGTATCAAGCCGGAGTGGATGGTTCTGGCTGTACTGCCTGTCCTGCCGCCGGAGTTACGTCCATTGGTGCCGCTGGATGGCGGGCGTTTCGCTACCTCTGATCTGAATGATTTATATCGCCGAGTCATCAACCGTAACAATCGGCTAAAGCGTCTGCTTGAGTTAAAGGCGCCGGAAATCATTGTACGTAATGAAAAGCGCATGTTGCAGGAAGCGGTGGACTCATTGCTGGATAACGGCCGTCGTGGCAAAGCCATGACGGGAGCCAACAAGCGGCCGTTAAAATCGCTTGCCGATATGATCAAGGGAAAAGGCGGACGTTTTCGCCAGAATCTGCTTGGCAAGCGGGTGGATTATTCCGGCCGGTCGGTGATCGTGGTAGGTCCGCAGCTCAAACTGCATCAGTGCGGCTTGCCAAAGAAAATGGCGCTGGAATTGTTCAAGCCTTTCATCTTTAACAAACTCGAAATAATGGGCATCGCCAGCACCATCAAGGCGGCCAAGCGCGAGGTGGAGAATGAAAGCCCTGTAGTATGGGACATCCTGGAGGATGTCATTCGCGAGCATCCGGTGATGCTAAATCGCGCTCCGACACTGCATCGGCTGGGGATTCAGGCCTTCGAGCCAGTGCTGATAGAAGGCAAGGCGATCCAATTGCATCCATTGGTCTGCGCAGCGTTCAACGCCGACTTCGACGGTGACCAGATGGCGGTTCACGTGCCGCTGTCGCTGGAGGCGCAGATGGAATGCCGCACTCTCATGATGTCCACCAATAATATCTTGTCGCCGGCAAATGGAGAACCCATTATCGTGCCGTCACAGGATATCGTATTGGGACTGTACTACACGACCCGGGAGAAAATTAATGCTCGCGGCGAGGGCATGTCGTTTGCCAACATCAGTGAAGTATCTCGTGCTTACGAGAGTCGTGTCATTGAACTGAATGCCAGGATAATGGTACGGATCAAGGAATATGAGGTGGACGCCGACGGTGAGCGCCGTGAAAAAACCACACGTTATGAAACCACCGTGGGGCGCGCGCTGCTGTCTGAAATTCTTCCCGCTGGCCTGCCTTTTCCCCTTATCAACAAAGCGCTCAAGAAAAAAGAGATTTCCAAACTCATCAATGCGAGTTTCCGTCGCTGCGGACTCCGTGAGACGGTGATATTTGCTGACAAATTGATGTATTCCGGCTTTACTTATGCGACTCGTGCCGGTATCTCAATCTGCCTGGACGATATGCTGACACCGGTACAAAAGAACGACATCATCAGCGCATCCGAGAAGGAGGTGCAGGAGATCGAGATTCAATATACTTCCGGTTTGGTGACGCAGGGCGAGCGCTACAACAAGGTTGTGGATATATGGGGCCGTGCTGGCGACCAGGTGGCCAAAGCGATGATGGATCAGCTCGGTGTTGAGCCGGTGCATGATTCGCTCACCGGTGAGGTCAAGAAAGACAAAAAAGGCAAACCGCTGACACAGGAATCTTTCAATTCGATTTACATGATGGCCGATTCGGGAGCGCGTGGTTCAGCAGCCCAGATTCGTCAGCTGGCGGGTATGCGCGGCTTGATGGCAAAACCCGATGGTTCAATTATCGAGACGCCCATTACAGCAAACTTCCGCGAGGGGTTAAATGTGCTGCAGTACTTTATCTCCACGCATGGTGCACGCAAAGGCCTGGCCGATACAGCGCTGAAAACCGCCAACTCCGGGTATTTGACCCGCCGTTTGGTGGACGTGACTCAGGATCTTGTGGTAACCCAGGATGATTGCAACACGAATAACGGCGTTGTGATGAAGGCGTTGGTGGAAGGTGGTGAAGTCATCGAAGCGTTGCGGGAGCGTATCCTGGGACGAGTTGTGGCCAACGATGTCGTCAATCCGGAGCATCAGGCGGTGATTTATCCGGCTGGTGTGCTGCTGGACGAGAACGCGGTCGATACCATAGAGTCTCTGGGTATAGATGAAGTGAAGGTACGTACACCGCTTACCTGTGAAACCCGTTATGGTTTGTGTGCCAAATGCTACGGGCGTGATTTGGGGCGTGGCACGCCGGTCAACGTAGGCGAAGCGGTAGGGGTCATTGCGGCCCAGTCAATCGGCGAACCGGGCACCCAGCTGACCATGCGTACGTTCCACATCGGTGGCGCCGCTTCCAGAACCGCGGTGGCAAGCCAGGTGGAGAGCAAGTCCAACGGCATTGTGCGTTATTCACCCACCATGCGTTACGTTACCAACTCTCGCAATGAGCTGATCGCGATTTCCCGTAGCGGCGAAGTGGTGATATATGATGATAACGGCCGCGAACGTGAACGCCACAAAGCGCCTTATGGCGCGACGCTGCTCATCCGCGACGGAGAAGTCGTAAAGGCGGGGCAGGTGTTGGCAGCATGGGACCCGCATACTCGCCCCATCATCACGGAATACGCCGGCAGGGTTCGCTTCGAGAACGTCGAAGAAGGCGTAACTGTGGCTAAGCAGATAGACGAAGTAACCGGCTTGTCCACATTGGTGGTGATCGATCCGAAACGGCGCGGGGTGGCGCAAACCAAGGGTTTGCGTCCATTGGTGAAACTCCTCGACGAGGATGACAAGGAAGTGAGGCTTGCCGGCGGTAATTTATCTGTCAACATTACCTTTCAGGTGGGTTCAATTATTACGGTACGGGATGGGCAGCAGGTTAGCGTAGGCGAAGTGCTGGCCCGTATTCCGCAGGAAAGTTCCAAGACCCGTGACATTACGGGAGGTTTGCCTCGTGTGGCGGAATTGTTTGAAGCCCGCTCGCCCAAGGATGCCGGCGTGCTTGCGGAGGTGACCGGTATCGTGTCGTTTGGCAAGGATACCAAAGGCAAGCAACGTCTTGTCATTACCGATCTGGATGGAGTTTCTCATGAGTATCTGATCCCCAAGGACAAGCACGTTACAGCCCATGACGGTCAGGTGGTGAATAAGGGGGAGAGTATTGTTGACGGGCCCGCCGATCCACATGATATTCTGCGCCTCCTGGGTGTAGAAGCCCTGGCACGCTATATCACCGACGAAGTTCAGGATGTATATCGCTTGCAAGGTGTCAAGATCAACGATAAGCACATTGAGGTGATTGTGCGTCAAATGCTGCGTCGTGTGCAGATTGTTGATTCCGGTGACACGCGCTTTATTCCGGGTGAACAGGTGGAACGGGCGGATCTGTTGGCGGAGAACGAACAGGTAATAGCCGAAGACAAGAAACCGGCTATCTATGAATTCATGCTGTTGGGTATTACCAAAGCATCGCTTTCCACTGATTCGTTTATCTCCGCGGCTTCCTTCCAGGAGACTACGCGTGTACTGACCGAGGCGGCAATCATGGGCAAGAAGGATGATCTGCGCGGTCTCAAGGAAAACGTCATTGTCGGACGGCTCATTCCCGCGGGTACCGGTCTGGCTTTTCACAATACCCGGAAGAAGCAAAGACAGATGCTGACCGCGGGCGAGAGCCTCGGTTTTAGTGAAGAAGGCACGGGGGAAACGCGAAGCAGCGGATATACCGTCTAA
- the fusA gene encoding elongation factor G has protein sequence MARKTPIERYRNIGVMAHIDAGKTTTTERILFYTGVSHKLGEVHDGAATMDWMEQEQERGITITSAATTCFWKGMEGNYPDHRINIIDTPGHVDFTIEVERSLRVLDGACTVFCAVGGVQPQTETVWRQANKYKVPRLAFVNKMDRAGANFMRVYEQIQTRLKAHPVPVQLPIGAEEKFEGVVDLIKMKAIYWDEASQGMRFDERDIPADLLENAKMWREKMVETAAEANEELMNKYLEEGDLSIADIKTGLRLRTISNEIVPMLCGSAFKNKGVQAMLDAVLDYLPSPVDIRAINGEKENGEPGERHASDEEPFAGLAFKIATDPYVGQLIFFRVYSGVVASGDTIYNPIKGRKERIGRLLQMHANQREEIKEVRAGDIAAAVGLKEAVTGDTLCDPGDIITLERMIFPEPVIHVAVEPKTKLDQEKMGIALNRLAQEDPSFRVRTDEESGQTIISGMGELHLEIIVDRMKREFSVEANVGAPQVAYREAIRKAVEVEGKFIKQSGGRGQYGHVWLKMEPHEAGKGFEFVDAIKGGTVPREYIPAVEKGLRDTLPNGVLAGFPVVDVKVTLFDGSYHDVDSNENAFKMAASIAFKDGMRKANPVLLEPMMAVEVETPADFMGNVVGDLSSRRGMIQGMDDLPGLKVIRAEVPLAEMFGYSTTLRSATQGRATYTMEFKHYSEAPKNVAEAVINKK, from the coding sequence GTGGCAAGAAAAACACCCATTGAACGTTACCGGAATATTGGCGTAATGGCGCATATAGATGCCGGTAAAACCACGACTACTGAACGTATTCTGTTTTATACCGGCGTATCGCACAAGCTTGGCGAGGTACATGACGGCGCGGCTACAATGGACTGGATGGAGCAGGAGCAGGAGCGCGGGATTACCATTACGTCAGCTGCCACCACCTGTTTTTGGAAAGGGATGGAAGGCAATTATCCCGATCATCGCATTAATATCATCGACACCCCGGGCCACGTTGATTTCACTATCGAGGTAGAGCGGTCTCTGCGTGTACTGGACGGCGCTTGCACCGTTTTCTGTGCGGTTGGCGGCGTGCAGCCTCAGACTGAAACCGTATGGCGTCAGGCCAATAAATACAAAGTGCCGCGACTGGCCTTTGTTAACAAGATGGATCGTGCGGGCGCCAATTTCATGCGTGTCTATGAACAGATACAAACGCGCCTGAAAGCTCATCCGGTACCCGTTCAATTGCCGATTGGCGCCGAAGAAAAGTTTGAGGGCGTCGTCGATCTCATTAAAATGAAAGCTATTTACTGGGACGAAGCAAGTCAGGGAATGAGATTCGACGAACGCGATATCCCGGCCGATTTGCTGGAAAACGCCAAGATGTGGCGTGAAAAGATGGTGGAAACGGCCGCTGAGGCGAATGAAGAGTTGATGAACAAATATCTCGAAGAAGGGGATTTGTCCATTGCTGATATCAAAACGGGGTTGCGTCTTCGTACCATCAGTAACGAAATTGTGCCTATGCTTTGTGGTTCGGCATTCAAGAATAAGGGCGTGCAAGCCATGCTGGACGCCGTCCTTGATTACTTGCCTTCGCCGGTAGATATTCGTGCGATTAATGGCGAGAAGGAAAATGGCGAACCCGGCGAGCGTCATGCAAGCGACGAAGAGCCATTCGCCGGTCTGGCGTTCAAGATTGCGACGGATCCCTATGTGGGCCAGCTGATTTTTTTTCGTGTTTATTCCGGGGTGGTGGCGTCCGGCGATACGATCTACAACCCGATTAAAGGACGGAAGGAGCGAATTGGAAGGCTGTTGCAAATGCATGCCAACCAACGAGAAGAGATCAAGGAAGTCCGTGCCGGGGATATTGCCGCGGCAGTAGGTTTGAAGGAAGCCGTTACCGGCGATACGTTATGCGATCCTGGCGACATCATCACGCTTGAGCGGATGATATTTCCCGAGCCTGTCATTCATGTTGCAGTGGAGCCAAAAACAAAACTGGATCAGGAGAAGATGGGTATCGCTTTGAATCGTCTGGCGCAAGAAGATCCGTCTTTTCGCGTTCGCACCGATGAGGAATCCGGTCAGACCATTATTTCCGGCATGGGGGAATTACACCTGGAAATCATTGTAGACCGCATGAAGCGTGAATTCAGTGTGGAAGCCAACGTAGGTGCTCCGCAGGTGGCGTATCGTGAAGCCATCAGAAAGGCGGTGGAGGTTGAAGGGAAATTTATCAAACAATCCGGTGGACGCGGTCAGTATGGTCACGTCTGGCTCAAAATGGAGCCGCATGAGGCGGGTAAAGGCTTTGAGTTTGTTGACGCCATCAAAGGCGGGACAGTGCCGCGCGAGTATATTCCGGCGGTGGAAAAAGGTTTGCGCGATACCCTTCCCAACGGCGTATTGGCGGGCTTTCCAGTAGTGGATGTCAAAGTCACGCTATTTGATGGTTCCTATCACGATGTGGATTCCAATGAGAATGCCTTTAAGATGGCGGCTTCAATTGCATTCAAGGATGGAATGCGTAAAGCCAACCCGGTGTTGCTGGAACCAATGATGGCGGTGGAAGTGGAAACGCCAGCCGATTTTATGGGCAATGTGGTAGGCGATTTATCCTCCCGTCGCGGCATGATCCAAGGAATGGACGATCTTCCTGGTCTCAAGGTGATACGAGCAGAAGTTCCGCTGGCGGAAATGTTTGGCTATTCAACTACCTTGCGTTCCGCGACTCAGGGGCGCGCAACGTATACCATGGAGTTCAAGCATTATTCCGAAGCACCGAAAAATGTAGCTGAAGCCGTTATTAATAAGAAATAA